A window of the Zonotrichia leucophrys gambelii isolate GWCS_2022_RI chromosome 18, RI_Zleu_2.0, whole genome shotgun sequence genome harbors these coding sequences:
- the MROH8 gene encoding protein MROH8, with the protein MCVTSPCSSPLVDASWLPIYEESEDAVDFILAFVSSLDKDTHKFTFLKSTYVVCKTALKRGLTRGLDLFCQTCEVVENIKDLLDKEPRDRLSSKIRYLAMITIEELSLVENVLEGKTKILLSACFSSVLLLPSEREMPHQNTALYIKTLKAMDTMLRTVVLSFPASSVSKELQDIFEMLLEYTRFEREAVRERAMGRIAVLTNLLSNYSTLKPSVNFGRDSSGPVRPEDISFPAMGRLVGRLILFRYSGEQTSYTAFHALFSLAEFLYKSRPRDGSDVFSWEALTTSSLCYLSIIDCTQAFGRYLHSSERTDVVLEAIEAMKDPSILNKDVPCSILDVVMEDTDFWVTDVPKTVKCIFENLLYATTEAGCVKVESLFLLMTTQYPSAVVISLCEMALQGDSTLQELCDTLSSKPDILDKFLAEFATLHRNQWCNPPREGTRASHRTSSLGQVDLEELGEEPNVWSNQGNPDVMTAFLMLEVLLGLSERMEMGKKIEAFLPSMMKILEVGSEDEKLKIIEVFRNVLSQLKKSKASSIAVALVGKILPLFDSESVRLRELSLWLLRDLVRSVARRDEKKMRKQVQSALIPLLFRVNDQVPSVAKASREALFAAAELLKWKQLKHLLQKERMWELAECLIKKRRSRVEKFMYQSLPYLRDPQSPVRLAAVRFIGCATRHMRDQDIETQAHILTALQPLERDKDISISSLAAHTGLLLRAPRVQRRSSVILHTLCCWCR; encoded by the exons atgtgtgTGACATCCCCCTGCTCTTCCCCTCTGGTAGATGCCAGCTGGTTGCCCATATATGAAGAATCAGAAGATGCAGTGGATTTCATCCTGGCCTTTGTCAGCAGCCTTGACAAG GACACCCACAAGTTCACATTTCTGAAGAGCACCTACGTTGTGTGCAAAACTGCCTTGAAACGGGGCTTGACCAGGGGCCTGGATTTATTCTGTCAAACGTGTGAAGTGGTTGAGAATATCAAG GACCTCCTGGACAAAGAGCCAAGGGACCGTCTGTCCTCCAAGATCCGCTACCTGGCCATGATTACCATTGAAGAATTAAG CTTGGTGGAGAATGTGCTGGAGGGCAAAACCAAAATCCTCCTGTCTGCATGTTTCTCAAGtgtcctcctgctcccctcagaAAGGGAAATGCCACACCAGAACACTGCCCTCTACATCAAG acGCTGAAAGCCATGGACACAATGCTGAGGACAGTGGTGCTCAGCTTTCCTGCTTCCAGCGtcagcaaggagctgcaggacatcTTTGAG ATGCTGCTGGAGTACACCAGGTTTGAGAGGGAAGCTGTGCGGGAGAGGGCTATGGGGAGGATTGCTGTCCTGACCAATCTGCTGTCTAACTATTCCACTCTGAAG CCCTCTGTCAACTTTGGAAGAGACAGTTCTGGACCTGTGCGCCCTGAGGACATCTCATTCCCAGCCATGGGAAGGCTGGTGGGACGTCTCATTCTCTTCCGATATTCCGGGGAACAAACAAGCTACACAGCTTTCCACGCTCTGTTTTCCCTTGCTGAATTCCTCT ACAAGTCAAGACCAAGGGATGGGTCAGATGTATTCTCTTGGGAAGCTTTGACCACCTCCTCACTGTGTTACCTGAGCATTATAGACTGTACCCAG gcCTTTGGAAGATACCTCCACTCCAGTGAGAGGACAGATGTCGTCCTTGAGGCCATCGAGGCCATGAAAGATCCCAGCATCCTTAACAAGGATGTGCCCTGCAGTATACTGGATGTGGTCATGGAAGACACAGACTTCTGGGTGACAGAT GTGCCCAAGACAGTGAAGTGCATTTTTGAGAACCTGCTATACGCCACCACAGAGGCAGGCTGTGTCAAAGTGGAGTCACTGTTTCTCCTGATGACCACCCAGTACCCCTCGGCCGTGGTCATCAGCCTGTGTGAGATGGCTCTTCAGGGAGACAG CActttgcaggagctgtgtgacacTCTGTCCTCCAAGCCTGACATTCTGGACAAGTTCCTAGCAGAGTTTGCTACCTTGCACCGGAACCAGTGGTGCAACCCTCCCAGAGAAGGCACCCGCGCCTCTCACAGAACT TCATCCCTGGGGCAGGTTGACTTGGAGGAGTTGGGTGAGGAGCCCAACGTCTGGAGCAATCAGGGAAATCCCGATGTGATGACGGCCTTTCTGATGCTGGAAGTCCTCCTTGGACTGTCAGAGAGAATGGAGATG ggaaaaaaaattgaagccTTCCTGCCAAGCATGATGAAGATACTGGAAGTTGGCAGTGAAGATGAGAAGCTGAAGATAATTGAGGTCTTTCGAAATGTCCTGAGTCAGCTGAAGAAGTCAAAGGCCAGCTCCATTGCTGTGGCACTGGTGGGGAAGATCCTGCCCCTCTTTGACTCG GAGAGCGTGCGGCTGCGAGAGCTCTCCCTCTGGCTCCTCAGAGACCTGGTGAGGTCTGTGGCGAGGAGGGATGAGAAGAAGATGAGGAAGCAGGTGCAGAGTGCCCTGATCCCGCTGCTCTTCCGTGTGAATGACCAGGTCCCCAGTGTGGCCAAG GCATCCAGGGAAGCcctttttgctgctgcagagcttctCAAATGGAAGCAGCTCAAGCACCTGCTGCAGAAAGAGCGGATGTGGGAGCTTGCAGAATGCTTG AtaaagaagaggaggagcagggttGAAAAGTTCATGTACCAGAGCCTGCCCTACCTGAGGGACCCTCAGTCCCCTGTGCGCCTGGCAGCCGTCAGGTTCATTG ggtgcGCCACGAGGCACATGAGGGACCAGGACATAGAGACCCAGGCTCACATCCTCACTG